The Nocardia sp. NBC_01329 sequence TCCAGCAATGTGCCCAACAGCAGCAGACGGTCCAGCGCCGCGCGCTGTTCCGGCGGCTGAGTCGCCCGCAGCAGCCCCACCACGCCACGGGTGGCGGGATCGTCCGGAGCCTGGCCGCTACGCCGCAGTTTCAACTCCGTGAGCAGCCGGGACAGCATCTCCGTAGTGGCCTCGTCACCGATCTCGCCGAGCACTTCGACGTTGTCCCGCATATACCCGGCCAGCCAAGGCGAGGCCGAGAACTGGACCCGGTGGCAGACCTCGTGCAGGCAGACCCAGAGCCGGAAATCGCTCGGTGCGACCCCCAGCACCCGCTCGACCCCGACGATATTGGGGGCCACCAGCAGCAGCGTGCCGTCGGGGCCGGTGAACGGGTCGTACTGACCCAGGATCGCGGTGGACAGGAACGCCAGCATGGCACCGACCTGCACCCCGGCGGGTTTACCGGTGAGCAGACCGGACTGTGCATCGGTGCCGGTACCGGTCAGTTGCGCCATGGAATCGGCCGCCGCCGCGATCCAGCCCGGCCGGTCGACGATCCGGGCCGCCGGTACGGGCTGATCGTCGAGCAGGCCGGTCACCGCGCGAACGGGCGCCTCGGCGCGCACCGAAGCCTCGATGAGTTCGGCCACGGCCTGCTCCGCGAGCGGGCGAGGAGTCCGCGGGCCGGCCGGTACCAATACGGCACCGGTACGGGCCGCCCAACGCCAATCCACCGACCCCGAGAACGTACGTCGCTCGTCGTCGGATCCCTCGGCCTCGGCCACGGTCCGGGCGCCGGGCCCGTCGGGACCTTGTCGAATCGTCATGCGCCCTCCAGCCGTCAGGAACATCCACAGTTGCGCAACGTGGCCGCGACGGCATCCAATGCGGGCCTGCTGACCTCCGGCGGCCGATCGCTCGACATCAGCGTGAAGGTCAGGACCCGGCCGTCACGATCCAGCACGTAACCAGCCAACGTACTGGCCACCGACAGAGTTCCGGTCTTGGCGCGCACCCACCCGGCACCGACCTGGTTCTGCGTGACATACCGGCTGCTCAGCGAGCCGGTACCACCCGCGACCGGCAGATAGTCCAGCATCGGCACCAAACGGCCGGACAACGTATCGGCGGCACTCTCGGGTCGGGTCTGCCGGCCCGCGCCCGCACCGAGAGGCGGCACGAGCGGAGCGGGCGCGCTGACGGTCGCCTCGGCTTCCGGCTCGGGCCCGGCAGCGGTAGTCAGGATCTGGTTCAGCAACCGAGCCGGAATCCGGTCGTCCACCGAGAGCCCGCTGCAGTCGAACATCGTCACCCCGGTCATATCGAAGTTGTGCTCGGCGAGCACCGCCGCCACGGCGGCCGCGGCTCCTTCGAACGACATCGGCCGCCCGGTCGCCTGCGCGACCTCCCTGCCGATGGTCTCGGCCAACACATTGTCCGAATAGACCATCATGTCGCGCAGGCGGTCGCGCAGCGGTGCCGAAGCCACCTCACCGAGCCGCTTGGTGCCCTGCGGCGCCGTACCGAGCCGGACCCTGGCCGGGTCGAGCCCGAGTTCGGTGGCCAGTCGACGGCCCACATCCAGCGCCGGGCTCCCCGATCGCGGCGAATACTCACCCGCCGGATCGAGCCGGCCACCATCGAGCATCACCGGCTCGAGCGGCGCGATGGACCCGCCGGGAATATCGATCGGATCCCAGCCCCGCGCCATGGTCTGACCCGAATAGACGGAGGTGTCCACCACGATCGTGTCGGCCCGGATATCGGCCTCGCGCACTTGACCGGCCAGATCCAGCAGACTCGCGGCGCCCGGGTAGTACCCCTCGCCGCCCGGCTGCGCGGTGAGCGTCGGATCACCCGCGGCCACCAGCACGATCTCGTTCGGCGAGGCCCCCGCCACGACCTTGGTCTGCACCCGTTGTTCGGCGGGCAGCGTCAACAGCGCCGCCGCGGTGGTCATGATCTTGGCCGTCGACGACGGCACCCGCGGCTCGTCGGCCCGTTCGCTCCACAGCACGGTGCCACTCGCGGCATCGGTGACCGACCCGGCGAAACCACCCAGGTCGGGGCTCGCGGCCACCGGACCGAGCGCCGCCGCGATCCCCGCCGGGCTCGGCGCCGGCGCGGTATCCAGGGCGGGTGAGACTTCCGGCGACACCACCACCGGAGCGGGCGGCGCGGCGACAGTGAGGCCACCGCGCCGGAACTCCGGCGTCCACGGCTTCAGGATCGCGGCGGCTACCGCCACCGCACCGGCCAGCACCACCAGCACGATGATCAACCATGTCCGTACGCCGCGGCGCCGGCGCCCGGCCGAACCGTTCATACTGCTGCCGCCCTGCACCACCACGTTGTCCGTCTTCTCCCTTGTCCCCAGCTATCACACCCGAGCCCCACTGAACCCATGTGCCCGCCGACAACAATATCGGTGTTCGGCTACCGTTCTCGGCGAACAACCGGGTGCGGCGGCGAGACCGGGCACCACGGCGCATCGTGAGAGCAGCGAAAGGAGCTGGCGTGGAGTTCGACGTCACCATCGAGATCCCCAAGGGTTCGCGCAACAAATACGAGGTCGATCACGAAACCGGGCGGGTGCGCCTCGACCGGTTCCTGTACACCTCTATGGCCTACCCGGCCGACTACGGCTACATCGAGAACACTCTCGGAGAGGACGGCGATCCGCTGGACGCGCTCGTCCTGCTGCCGGATTCGGTGTTCCCGGGCGTGATCGTCGAAGCGCGCCCTGTCGCCATGTACAGGATGACAGACGAGGCGGGCGGCGACGACAAGATCCTCTGTGTCCCGGCCGGCGACCCCCGTTGGGATCATATCCAGGACCTCGCCGATGTCCCGGAGTTCGAATTGGCTGCGATCAAGCACTTCTTCGAGCGGTACAAGGACCTGGAGCCCGGCAAGTTCGTCAAGGGCTCCGAATGGGTGGGCCGGGCGGAAGCCGAGGTCGAGATCGAGGCGTCCTTCAAGCGTCTGCAAGAACAAGGGCACTGAAGCCGGACGGGCTGAGGCCTGCACGGAGCTCGGGTGGACGGTGCACCACCAGGTCAGTGGTTACGTCGTTCGCCCGGGCTCGGGTTTCTGCTCCGAGCAGGGAGACTGTGTCTGTTCGCGAAGGTGAGAAGTGGACCTGTTCGCGAACGCGAGTAGCGGACCGGCTCGCAAACACAAGTAGCGGACCGGCTCGCAAACGCGAGAAGCGGACCGGCTCGCCAAGGTGCTGTGTTTTTGGCGCGCTGGCGCGCGCGGGGGTTGAGGCCCTGAAGTCTCGCCGTTCAGGCCTCGAGACTCGCGCCTTCGGCGCATGCGCTTCGAGGCCTGAACGGCGAGACGGCCTCAACCCTTTGGGTGTCTCGCAGAACTCGACTCACTGGGTTACGTAGAACTCGACTCAGTGGGTTACTTGGGGGGCTATCGGCCCTTGTATTCGGGGGTGCGCTTTTCGAATACTGCTTGGATGGCTTCGGTCAGGTCTTCTGAGGGGAGGAAGGCTGCGTTCCAGGCGGAGACGTAGCGCAAGCCCTCGGTGACCGTGGCGGAATTGCGCTGTCCCAGCACGTCCTTCACACCCTGCACCACCAGTGGTGGGTTCGCGGCGATTTCGCGCGCGGTCGCATGGGCTGCTTCCAGTGCGGCGTCCTGGTCGGTGAAAACATCGTTGACCAGGCCGATCTTCTCGGCCCGCGCGGCGTCGATGTCCTTGGCCGTGAAGGCCAGCTCGCGTAGATGCCCCTCCGAGATGATTCCGGGCAGCCGCTGTAGCGAGCCCACGTCCGCCACGATGGCGACCTTCGCCTCGCGGAGGCTGAACTTGGCTTCGGCGCTGGCGTAGCGGATATCGGCGGCGGCGATCAGATCCAGGCCACCGCCGATGCACCAGCCGGAGACCGCGGCGATCACCGGCTTGCGGCATTCGGCGACCGCGGTGATCGAAGCCTGCAGACGGCGGATATCGGCGAGGAAATCGGTACGCGGCGCGGCCAGCGCGCGGTCGGCCATCAGCGGGCCGAAGGTGCCGCTCATCGCGGGTAGGTCCAGGCCGTAGGAGAAGTGTTTCCCGGATCCGGTGAGCACGATCGCCCGAATCTCGGGGTCGGCGTCGAGGCCGCGGAAGATCTCCGGCAGTTCCCGCCAGAAATCCGGGCCCATCGCATTACCTTTGCCCGGCCCGGTGAGCGTCACGCGGGCGACGTGATCATCGGTTTCGACGGTGAAAGCCTGCCAATCTGTCATCTGTCCAGCCTAATGGGGACAGAATCGTCGGCGAGCGCCGTGCACCGGGCCGGTCGGGTCCGACGGCTGCCGCTCCGTGGCGAGGTCTGTCTTGTCCGGTCAGTGGGTAATCGGGCGCGAGACATCGCGGAGCGCTCTACCCTGTGCCCATGCGCAGGGCGCTTCCACAGATAACCTGCCGGGTCTCGGATACTCTGATCGCCCGTGGTCACCACGGGCTGATCGTCACCGCGCCGGAATCGGCGACCGGTCTTGTCGAGACCGCCCATGCCCTCGAGGTGGAGCTCGCGGCCCTGGTGCATTCGCAAGTCTTCCTGCTGGGCGACGACCCGGTCCTGCTCTTGATCTCGGCGGCCCACCGCGTGGATCCGGAACGCACCGGCGCGCGGTTGGAGGGACCGCTCATCCCGGCGCCACCTCATCTGGTGGTGCACTACACCGGGCAGCTCCCGGGCAGTGTCGCGCCGGTCGGTCATCCGGCGAACCTGCCCACCTGGGTGGATTCGAGGCTCGCGGAGCATCGGGAACTGTGGGCCGCGGGCGGTAGTCCTGGCACTGTCTTCCGCACCTCGTACCAGGAGCTGCTGCGGATCACCGCGGGGCTTTCCCTCGCCGTGGACTGACCTCGACGGCTGCCTTCCCGGACAGTGGACCAGCCCGCTCCGGTATGCCGATCCGGGCGTAGCGTCGGCGAGGTGACCGAAGCACCACGGCCCGACACCGGAATCCGGATCCCCCACGACCTCAGTGGTATCACCGCCGAGCAGTACCGCGCCTCCATGCGCCACTATCCGTCCGGAGTCACTATCGTGACGCTCCGTTCGGCCACCGGCCCGGTCGGATTCACGGCGACCTCGTTCGCCTCGCTCTCGCTGGACCCGCCGCTCGTGTCGTTCAACATCAGCGATACGTCTTCGAGCCTGGCGGCCCTGACCGCCGCCGACTCCGTCGTCATCCATTTCCTCGGTGAACACCAACGCCACCTGGCGCAGCGTTTTGCCCGGACCGCCGCGCACCGGTTCAGCGACCCCGCGCTGTGGAGCACCCTGGATACCGGCGAACCGGTGCTGCACGGCACCCCGCTCTGGTTGCGCACCACGGTGGAGCAACTCATCCCCATCGGTGACCACACTTTCGTGGTGGGCCGGGTGGTCCGGGTGCACGACGACACCGACGAGGAAGAAGGCGCCGCCGCTCCCCTGCTCTACTACAACGGCCGGTACTACCGGCCCACTCCGCTCACCGACGATATCGACCACCGGCTCGCCGACGGCATGGAATAGCGGCTCGCCGGGAGTATCGGCCGCCGCCCGCGACCTGCCCTGCTGACATCGAGTGTTACGAATCGCCTAGTAATCTGGTCACCCGGTCGACCGCTGTTTGCCGTGCGGTAACCCTCGTATGAGACAACCAGTCCGTCGGCTGGGCGATGGAAGGTGGGCCGGACACATGCGGTCGCAGGTGGATGCGGAGAGCGCGCTACGGCGGGCCGAGGCGGCGCCACCGCCGCGCACGCTGGTCGATATCGTCGCCGAGACGGCCGCCGTGTATCCCGACGCCCCCGCGATCGCGACCGCGGATCGCAGCCTGAGCTACGCCGAACTGCGCGTCGAGATCGAGAACGCGATACGGGACCTGGCCGCTGCCGGGGTCCGTCGCGGCGACCGGGTCGGGGTCCGGATGCCCTCCGGTACGTGGGAGCTCTATCTCACAATCCTGGCCGTGCTGCACGCCGGCGCGGCCTACGTCCCGGTGGACGCCGACGATCCGGAGGAGCGGGCCGAACTGGTCTTCACCGAAGCACGGGTAACGGCCGTGGCGACGGCCGACGGTATCCGTCCGGTCGTCGACCGCGCGGAGTCCCTGGGTGACGACCGGGCAATCGACGGGCGATCCGCCGCGCCACCCACGCCGGACGACGATGCCTGGATCATCTTCACCTCGGGGTCCACCGGGACACCCAAGGGTGTCGCGGTAACCCACCGCAACGCCGCCGCATTCGTCGATGCCGAGGCCCGCCTGTTCCTCCGCGATACTCCGCTCGGTCCGGGCGACCGCGTCCTGGCCGGTCTGTCGGTCGCCTTCGACGCCTCCTGCGAGGAGATGTGGCTGGCCTGGCGGCACGGTGCCTGCCTGGTGCCGGCCCCGCGCGCCCTGGTCCGCACCGGCGCCGATCTCGGGCCCTGGCTGGTCCGGCAGGGCATCACGGTGGTGTCCACCGTCCCGACCTTGGCCGCGACCTGGCCGGCCGAGGCCCTGGAATCGGTGCGGCTGTTCATCTTCGGTGGTGAGGCCGTCCCCCCCGAACTGGCCGAACGCCTCGCCGACCCCGACCGCGAGGTGTGGAACACCTACGGCCCCACCGAGGCCACCGTGGTCGCCTGTGCGGCCCTACTGGACGGGACCGGTCCGGTGCGGATCGGGCTGCCGCTGGACGGCTGGGATCTGGTGGTGGTCGACGCGGACGGCGAACCGGTCGGCGAGGGCGAGACCGGAGAACTGGTGATCGGCGGGGTCGGCCTGGCCCGCTATCTCGATCCGGCCAAGGACGCCGATAAATACGCGCCGCTGGACACACTCGGCTGGGACCGGGCCTACCGCAGCGGGGACCTGGTCCGAAACGAAGAGGCCGGCCTGATCTTCCTCGGCCGGGCCGACGACCAGGTCAAGATCGGGGGCCGCCGGATCGAACTCGGCGAGATCGACAACGCCCTACAACATCTTCCGGGTGTCGGTGGCGCGGCCGCCGCGGTCCGCACCACGGCCGCTGGGGCGCCTGTGCTGATCGGCTACCTCACCGGTGTCGCCGAGGACTACGATCTGGCCGCCGCCCGCACCCGGCTCGCCGGGCACCTCCCGGCCCCGCTCATCCCGCGCCTGGTGGTCGTACCGGAATTACCGACTCGCACCTCGGGCAAGGTCGACCGCAACGCCCTGCCCTGGCCGCTCGCCGACGCCGACAGCGCGGCCGAGCACGGGCTCACCGGAACCGCCGCCTGGGTCGCCCAACTGTGGATCAATGTCCTCGGTGCCGAGATCACCGGTGCCGACGCCGATTTCTTCGCCCTCGGCGGCGGCTCGCTGTCGGCCGCCCAGCTGGTCACCGCGTTGCGCGCGCGATATCCACGGGTCACGGTCGCCGAGGTGTACGACCATCCGCGGCTCGGGGCGCTCGCCGAACTGCTCGAGCAGAGCGCCCCTACCGCCGCCGCCGAAACGCGTCCGGTCCGGCCGACACCGCTGTCCGCGCAGTGGATCCAGGTCCTGGCCACGGTGGCGCTGACCACGTTGACCGGGTTGCAGTGGGTGACCTGGCTCGCCGTCGCATCCGGGGTCGCCGCGTGGTTCGAGTTGCTGCCCTGGCTGCCGCGCCTGTCCTGGTGGTGGACCGCGCTGCTGTTCGGAGTCTTCATCACCCCGCTCGGCCGGATGGCGATCTGTGTAGTGGGCGCCCGGACCCTGCTCGCAGGGGTGCGGCCGGGCAGTTATCCACGAGGCGGTTCGGTACATCTGCGATTGTGGGCGGCGGTCCGGCTGTCGGAGGCCAGCGGAGCGGAGAACCTCTCCGGCGCCCCGTGGATGGTGCCGTTCGCCCGCGCGCTGGGCGCAAAGGTGGGCGAGGGTGTCGACCTGCACACGCTGCCCCCGGTGACCGGCATGCTCGAACTCCGGGACGGGTGCAGTGTGGAACCCGAGGTCGACCTGTCCGGCTACTGGATCGACGGCGATATCGTGCACATCGGTCCGATCGTGGTCGGCCGGGGCGCGGTGGTCGGCGCGCGGTCGGTACTGCTGCCCGGTACGAGAATCGGGCGCGATGCGGAGATCGCGCCCGGTTCCGCGGTGTCCGGGAAGGTGAAGGCCGGACAGGAATGGGCCGGTTCACCGGCGGTCAAGGTCGGGAGAGCCCGGCACCGCTGGCCGGCGGAGACCCCGGAGCGGGCGGCGCACTGGGTCCTGGCGTTCGGGATCGGTTCGCTGGCATTGGGAGCGCTGCCGCTGTTCGGGCTGGCGGCGGGTCTGGTGGTGATCACCTGGGGTATCCGCGATACCGCCGATTTCGGGGCCGTTGTGCTGCCCGCATTGCTGTGGTTGCCGGTCGCCACTGTCTTCAGCCTGGTGGTCTACGCGGTCACGACGGTGGTCGCGGTGCGGCTGCTCAGTATCGGCCTCACCGAGGGGTATCACCCGGTGCGCAGCCGAGTCGGCTGGCAGGTATGGGCCACCGAACGGCTGCTGGACTCGGCCCGTACCTTCCTGTTCCCCCTCTACGCCTCGCTGCTCACCCCGGTCTGGCTGCGTCTGCTGGGCGCGAAGGTGGGAAAACACGTGGAAGCCTCCACGGTGCTGCTACTGCCGAAGTTCACCACGGTCGCCGACGGCGCCTTCCTGGCCGACGACACCATGGTGGCCAGTTACGAACTCGGCGGCGGCTGGCTGCACATCGGTGAGGTGAAGGTCGGCAAACGCGCGTTCTTGGGGAATTCCGGTATGGCCGCGCCCGGCCGGCGGGTACCGAAGAACGGTCTGGTCGCCGTGCTGTCCGCGGCGCCCACCAAGGCGAAGGCGGGATCGTCCTGGCTGGGTAGCCCGCCGGTCCGGTTGCGCCGGGCCGCGGGTGCCGCCGATGCCGACCGCACCTTCGATCCGCCGCTGCGATTGCGGATCTTCCGCGGTGCCTTCGAAACCTGTCGGCTGGCCGCGGTCGTGGTGACCTTCGCCATCGGTATCGGGGTCCTGCTGAGTCTGGCCGGGCTGGCCGATCGGTTCGGGTATCCGGCGGCGGCGCTGCTCTCGGGTGTGGTGCTGATGGTCGCCGGCGCGGTGGCCTGCGCGAGCGCGGTCACCGCGAAATGGGTGCTCATCGGCCGGATCCGGCCCGGTGAGCATCCGCTGTGGAGTTCGTTCGTCTGGCGCAACGAGGTATCGGACGCCTTCGTGGAAACCGTCGCGGCACCCTGGTTCGCCCGCGCGGCGACCGGTACGCCCGTACTGAACCTGTGGTTGCGCGCACTCGGCGCGAAAATCGGCAGCGGGGTATGGTGCGAGTCCTACTGGCTTCCGGAGGCAGACCTGGTGACACTCGGTGACGGCGCGACCGTGGAACGCGGTTGCGTGGTGCAGACCCACCTGTTCCACGACCGCATCATGGCCATGGACACCGTGACTCTGGAACCCGGCGCCACCCTCGGCCCGCACTGCGTCGCACTCCCCGCCGCCACGATCGGCGCCGCCGCCACCGTGGGCCCGGCCTCCCTGGTCATGCGCGGCGATACGGTGCCGGCCTCCACCAGATGGTGGGGTAATCCGATCGCCCCCTGGTCCGGGCCGGTAGCCGAACTCGATACCGATCCGGCCGAAGAGGAGACGGACAGCTGATGGGGAGCAGGTTCTACGACGCCCCCATCGACGACTATCTACCGCAGAACGGCAACCGGGGCTATCGGGTATCGCGGTACGAACTGGACCTGAACTACAAGGTCGCCAGTAACCGGCTCGCCGGGCGAGCGGTGATCACCGCCGTCACCACCACCGAACGCCCGCGTTTCTCCCTCGATCTCTCCCAAGCCCTGGCTGTGTCGAAAGTGCTGATCAACGGCAGCAAAGCCGGTAAGTACATCCATCAGCGCGGCAAACTCACCGTCACCCCACGCGAGCGCATACCCGCCGGCGGGATCCTACAACTGGTGGTGCAGTACGCCGGCGCTCCGAAACCGGTGCGCGGCCCCTGGGGTGAGGTCGGCTGGGAAGAGCTCACCGAGGGCTCGCTGGTGGCCAGTCAGCCCAACGGCGCCGCGTCCTGGTTCCCCTGCGACGACCATCCCAGTTCCAAGGCGAGCTACCGGATCTCCGTCACCACCGATACCCCGTACTACACCCTCGCCAACGGCGAATTGGTCGGCAAACTGACCAAAGCCGGTCAAACGACCTGGGTCTACGAACAGACCGAGCCGATGGCGACCTATCTGGCGACCGTGCAGATCGGGCGTTACCGCAGACACCAGCTGACCGACCGGCATGCGCCGGTCCCGATCCACGCCGTGCTGCCCGCTTCGCTGCGCGCCGCCTTCGACCACGATTTCGCCAGGCAACCCGAGATGATGTCGGTATTCAGCGACCTGTTCGGCCCGTACCCGTTCCAGAGCTATTCGGTGGTGGTCACCGAGGACGAACTCGAGATCCCGATCGAAGCCCAGGGCATCTCGATCTTCGGTGCCAACCACTGCGACGGCCGGCGCGGCGCCGAACGGCTGGTCGCACACGAACTCGCACACCAGTGGTTCGGCAACAGCCTCACTATCCAGCACTGGTGCGATATCTGGCTGCACGAAGGTTTCGCCTGCTATGCGGAATGGATCTGGTCGGAGGCCGCTCATGGGCCGACCGCTGATCAACTTGCCCGCGCGACCTGGCACACCCTGCGCCGGGAGCCGCAGAACATCATGGTCGGCGACCCCGGCCCGACGCTGATGTTCGACGACCGGGTCTACAAACGCGGGGCACTCACCCTGCACGCGCTGCGGCTCGAACTCGGTGACACCGCCTTCTTCCGGCTCATCCGCGATTGGACGGCCCGGCACCGCCATGCTTCGGTATCCACCGAGGAATTCACCGACCTGGTCGGCCATTACAGTGTGACGCCGATGCAGCCGCTGTGGCAGGACTGGCTGTATTCCGAACCGCTGCCACCACTGCCGCCGGTCGGTGGCGGCGCGGGGCGGCGGGGTCAGAACACCAGGTAGCGACCCGCGAGTTGTTCGATCAGCGGATCGTCCTCGGCGACACTGTCGAGCGCGTCGAGGTCGGCGACCACGGCGATGAGTCGCGGATCCTCGGGCTCACTACCCGCCGGGCCGTCCTCGGCCAGTTGCCGCCGCAATTTTTCGCGGACCCGGTCCTTGAGTGAATCGCGCATCTGTTGCCTCGTCTGTCAGACCGGCGTCAGCCAGGTGCCCCAGGGGGTGTTTCGCAGCACCGTATAAACGGTGATCGCGCCGAGCAACGTCCACATCGTGACACTGTTGATCCCGGGCAGGCGCGGTCCGTCACCGCGCCACGCACGGATCACCCAATCACCCACCCACAGCGCGTAGAGCGCGAGCACCGGCAGCGCCAGCAGGTTGCTGTGCAGGGAATCGACGATATGTCCCTCGGTCAGGTTGTGCACTGCGCGCATACCCCCGCAGCCGGGGCAGTACACACCGAACAGCGCATAGACCGGGCACAAACCGTAGGCGCCCTCCACATGCGGATCGCGCAGGTGGAGCAGCAGCACCGCCGCCGCACCTGCGGCCGCCGCCGCACCCGGTAGTAGGACTCCGCGCCATCCGGCCGACCAGGTGCCGCCGTCCGCCTCGTCCGCTTCCGGAATCCGCGGTTCCACCAGCCCTCGCGGTTCGGCTGCATCGGAGTCGTTCACATCTCTCACGGTAGCCGCGACGCCCGGGTTGACGCCACAACCAACGGAGGTGCTTGCTCCGTTTCCACAGCTCCAGGTATAGAACTTCCGAAAAATGGGCACCCTTGGCTAACAGTGGCCCGTGCCGCACCGATATTCGGGACAACAACAACATCTCGGAAGACGCGTACCGGAACGGCGCTTGCTCTTGTAAGCACCCAGCTTGCAGAGCTACCGTGTCAGCAGGCACAAAGGAGTGTTCTGATGCTGGTGAAGTCGATAACCGCGCTATCGCAGGCGCATCAAGGCGCATTGACCGCGCCGTACCGGGCTACGTTGCGTGCGCGCCGATTCCGAACGTCGCACTACAACGCGCCGATCGCCGTCCCCGAGGTCATCCCCGTGACCACTGCCGACGGCGCCCGCCTGCGAGTGCACTCCTACGGTCCCGCCGACGCCGAGCCGATCGTGCTCATCCACGGCTGGAGCTGTTGTATCGAGTACTGGCACCCCCAGATCAACGCCTTCGCCGACCGTTACCGCGTGATCGCCTACGACCAGCGCGGCCACGGCGACAGCACGCTCGGTCGCACTCCACTCGGCGACCGCACCCTCGCCGACGATCTCGCCACCGTCCTCGAGGCGACCCTGCGGCCGGACGAGCAAGCTCTACTGGTCGGGCACAGCATGGGTGGGATCACCCTGCAGGCCTGGGCGGCCCGCCATCCACAGCAGGTGGCCCGGCGCGCCCGCGCGGTCGTCCTCGCCAACACCACCTCGGGCAATATCCGCTACGACACCGATCTGCTGCCGCTGCTGAACAAACCGCTCAGCGTGGGTAATCTGCCGCTGACCTTGCTCGGGTCGCCGATCCGGCTGCCGATGATCGTCGCGGAGTCCATCCTCACGACGCCCCTCCCACTGCCCGGCGGCTGGGCGGTCAGGGAGATCCTCAAACAACGCATCATGGCCCGTGGCGCCACCAACGAGCAGGCCGATTTCGCCCTGAACATCGTGCGCTCGTGCCGCCCGCTGGCCCGTGGCCGGCACGCCGCGATCCTGGCGGATCTGCAGCTCGGCGCGGCCGCGGCGAATCTGACCGTGCCCACCACGATCATCGCCGGCCGCTACGACCGGCTGCTGCCGGAACGGATGTCGCGACTCATCGCCGACACGATGGAAGCGGCCGGGCACCGGCCCGATTACCAGGTCTGGCCCACCGGCCATCTGGGCAATATCGAGCGGATCGACCATTTCAACACCGAGCTCACCGCCATCCTGAACCGCACCAGCTCCCGGTCTGCGGCCGCGGGCTGAGCGGAAGTCCCCGAGTGCGGTCAGTGTCGCCCGGCTCGGTGGACCCTCCGCACCCGCCCGGGGCCTACGGGATCCGGGACGGAATATCGGTTGCGGCGCGTCGTTGCACGCAGGGGACGACCGCAACCGATAGGACTGGATCATGCGTGCAGCGACCTATGACCGGTACACCACCGACAACAGCGATATGCGAGTGCGTGACCTGCCGAAACCCAAGGTCTTCCCCGGGTCGGTGCTGATCGAGGTGCGCGCGGCGGGGGTGAACCCGGTCGACTGGAAGCTCATGTCGGGCGCCTTGGACGGCCTGATCGATGCCGTCTTCCCGGTGATCCCAGGTTGGGATGTCGCCGGGATCGTGGTCGAAACGGGTATCGACACCCCCGAATTCGAGGTCGGCGACGAGGTAATGGCCTACGCCCGCAAGGACGTCCTGCAGGCCGGAACCTTCGCCGAACTGGTCGCGGTCGAGGCCGCACACGTGGCACGCAAACCGGTGGATCTGCCCTGGGAACAGGCCG is a genomic window containing:
- a CDS encoding Pls/PosA family non-ribosomal peptide synthetase, translating into MRSQVDAESALRRAEAAPPPRTLVDIVAETAAVYPDAPAIATADRSLSYAELRVEIENAIRDLAAAGVRRGDRVGVRMPSGTWELYLTILAVLHAGAAYVPVDADDPEERAELVFTEARVTAVATADGIRPVVDRAESLGDDRAIDGRSAAPPTPDDDAWIIFTSGSTGTPKGVAVTHRNAAAFVDAEARLFLRDTPLGPGDRVLAGLSVAFDASCEEMWLAWRHGACLVPAPRALVRTGADLGPWLVRQGITVVSTVPTLAATWPAEALESVRLFIFGGEAVPPELAERLADPDREVWNTYGPTEATVVACAALLDGTGPVRIGLPLDGWDLVVVDADGEPVGEGETGELVIGGVGLARYLDPAKDADKYAPLDTLGWDRAYRSGDLVRNEEAGLIFLGRADDQVKIGGRRIELGEIDNALQHLPGVGGAAAAVRTTAAGAPVLIGYLTGVAEDYDLAAARTRLAGHLPAPLIPRLVVVPELPTRTSGKVDRNALPWPLADADSAAEHGLTGTAAWVAQLWINVLGAEITGADADFFALGGGSLSAAQLVTALRARYPRVTVAEVYDHPRLGALAELLEQSAPTAAAETRPVRPTPLSAQWIQVLATVALTTLTGLQWVTWLAVASGVAAWFELLPWLPRLSWWWTALLFGVFITPLGRMAICVVGARTLLAGVRPGSYPRGGSVHLRLWAAVRLSEASGAENLSGAPWMVPFARALGAKVGEGVDLHTLPPVTGMLELRDGCSVEPEVDLSGYWIDGDIVHIGPIVVGRGAVVGARSVLLPGTRIGRDAEIAPGSAVSGKVKAGQEWAGSPAVKVGRARHRWPAETPERAAHWVLAFGIGSLALGALPLFGLAAGLVVITWGIRDTADFGAVVLPALLWLPVATVFSLVVYAVTTVVAVRLLSIGLTEGYHPVRSRVGWQVWATERLLDSARTFLFPLYASLLTPVWLRLLGAKVGKHVEASTVLLLPKFTTVADGAFLADDTMVASYELGGGWLHIGEVKVGKRAFLGNSGMAAPGRRVPKNGLVAVLSAAPTKAKAGSSWLGSPPVRLRRAAGAADADRTFDPPLRLRIFRGAFETCRLAAVVVTFAIGIGVLLSLAGLADRFGYPAAALLSGVVLMVAGAVACASAVTAKWVLIGRIRPGEHPLWSSFVWRNEVSDAFVETVAAPWFARAATGTPVLNLWLRALGAKIGSGVWCESYWLPEADLVTLGDGATVERGCVVQTHLFHDRIMAMDTVTLEPGATLGPHCVALPAATIGAAATVGPASLVMRGDTVPASTRWWGNPIAPWSGPVAELDTDPAEEETDS
- a CDS encoding M1 family metallopeptidase: MGSRFYDAPIDDYLPQNGNRGYRVSRYELDLNYKVASNRLAGRAVITAVTTTERPRFSLDLSQALAVSKVLINGSKAGKYIHQRGKLTVTPRERIPAGGILQLVVQYAGAPKPVRGPWGEVGWEELTEGSLVASQPNGAASWFPCDDHPSSKASYRISVTTDTPYYTLANGELVGKLTKAGQTTWVYEQTEPMATYLATVQIGRYRRHQLTDRHAPVPIHAVLPASLRAAFDHDFARQPEMMSVFSDLFGPYPFQSYSVVVTEDELEIPIEAQGISIFGANHCDGRRGAERLVAHELAHQWFGNSLTIQHWCDIWLHEGFACYAEWIWSEAAHGPTADQLARATWHTLRREPQNIMVGDPGPTLMFDDRVYKRGALTLHALRLELGDTAFFRLIRDWTARHRHASVSTEEFTDLVGHYSVTPMQPLWQDWLYSEPLPPLPPVGGGAGRRGQNTR
- a CDS encoding DUF2752 domain-containing protein, translated to MNDSDAAEPRGLVEPRIPEADEADGGTWSAGWRGVLLPGAAAAAGAAAVLLLHLRDPHVEGAYGLCPVYALFGVYCPGCGGMRAVHNLTEGHIVDSLHSNLLALPVLALYALWVGDWVIRAWRGDGPRLPGINSVTMWTLLGAITVYTVLRNTPWGTWLTPV
- a CDS encoding alpha/beta fold hydrolase; the protein is MLVKSITALSQAHQGALTAPYRATLRARRFRTSHYNAPIAVPEVIPVTTADGARLRVHSYGPADAEPIVLIHGWSCCIEYWHPQINAFADRYRVIAYDQRGHGDSTLGRTPLGDRTLADDLATVLEATLRPDEQALLVGHSMGGITLQAWAARHPQQVARRARAVVLANTTSGNIRYDTDLLPLLNKPLSVGNLPLTLLGSPIRLPMIVAESILTTPLPLPGGWAVREILKQRIMARGATNEQADFALNIVRSCRPLARGRHAAILADLQLGAAAANLTVPTTIIAGRYDRLLPERMSRLIADTMEAAGHRPDYQVWPTGHLGNIERIDHFNTELTAILNRTSSRSAAAG